GCGGTCACCCGTCTCGGCCTCGACCGGGTCCGCAGCCTCGGCCGGGACAACACTCCCTACCTGATCCGCCTCACCGACGGCGACGACATCCTGGCCCAGGCCGTCATCGACGCCTCCGGCACCTGGGGCACCCCGAACGTGCTCGGCGCCTCCGGCATCCCCGCCCACGGCGAAACCGCTGCCGCCGGCTTCATCGAGTCCGCGCTGCCGGACGTGCTCGGCCGCGACCGGGAACGATTCGCCGGCAAGCACACCCTGGTCGTCGGCGCCGGCCACTCCGCCGCCACCACCCTGCTGGCCCTCGCCGAACTCGCCGGCCAGCACCCCGGCACCACGGTCAGCTGGGCGATCCGGCCCACCAGCCCGGCCCGCACCTACGGCGGTGCGGCCGCCGACGCCCTGCCCGCCCGCGGCGCCCTCGGCTCCCGCCTGCGCGAACACGTCGACAACGGCACCATCACCCTGCTCACCGGCTTCTCCATCGACCGGCTCACCACCGACGCGAACACCGTCACGCTCGCCGACGGCGACCGGTCGATCACCGTGGACCGCATCGTGTCGGCCACCGGGTTCCGCCCGGACCACACGATCACCGGCGAACTACGCCTGGACCTCGACCCGATCCTCGGCTCGACCCGCGCGCTCGCCCCGCTGATCGACCCGAACGAACACTCCTGCGGCACCGTCCCGCCGCACGGCGTCGACGAACTCACCCACCCCGAGCCGGGCTACTACGCCATCGGCGTCAAGTCCTACGGACGGGCGCCGACGTTCCTGCTCGCCACCGGATACGAACAGGCCCGCTCCGTGGCCGCCGCCCTCGCCGGCGACTGGGACGCGGCTCGCGACGTGCAACTCGACCTGCCCGAGACCGGCGTCTGCAACAGCAACCCGGTCGAAGGTGACGACATCATCGCCGCAGAAGGCGGCTGCTGCGGATCCGCCCCGGCCGCGCCCGTGCAGTTGATCGCCCTCGGCGACCGGCCCGCCGACGGACAAGCCGGCCCCTGCTGCTGAAACAACAGTGGACACCACCGACCCGCCGGCCGCCGATGGCGGCCGGCGGGTGTTCAGCGGCTGGTGGCTCGTCGCCACCTTCGCCATGACCCAGACCATCGGGTACGGCAGCCTCTACTACGCGTTCGCGGTCCTGCTGCACCCGATCGCCGCCGACCTGCACACCGGCCCGGCCGCGGTGACCGGGGCGCTCACCACGGCGATCCTCGTCCAGGCGGGTATGGCGATGCCGGTCGGGCGCTGGCTCGACCGGCACGGCGGCCGCGCCCTGATGACCGCCGGCAGCATCCTGGGCGCCGGCACGCTGGTCGCCTGGTCCCGGGTCCAAGCGGTCTGGCAGCTGTACCCGATCTTCGCCGGGCTCGGCGTCGCGATGGCGATGGCCCTCTACGAACCGGCCACCGCCGTGCTCGTCTCCTGGTTCGACACCGCCCGCCGCCCCCGGGCGATCCTCGGCATGATCGTCGTCGCCGGCTTCGCCAGCACCATCTTCATGCCGCTGACCGGCTGGCTCGACGACCGCCACGGCTGGCGCACCACCCTGCTCATCCTCGCGGCCGGGTACGCGGCCACCGCCGTCCCCGCGCACGCGCTGGTGGTGCGACGCCCACCGCACGTCACTCGCGCAACGCACCGAGCCGACCCGGCGCAACGCCGCATTCTGCTCCGAGCCGCGCGCGGCGACAGCCGGTTCTGGTGGCTGGCCGCCGCATTCGTCGCCCACGCCGCCGCGATGAGCACCATGACCGTGCACCTGGTCGGCTTCCTGACCAGCCGTGGGCACCCGGCCACCTTCGCCGCCACCATCGCCGGGCTGCTCGGCGTCCTGTCCGTCACCGGCCGGCTGCTGCTCACCGCCACCGGCCGCCGGCTACGCCTGCACCGGATCGTCGCCGCGGTGTTCGCGCTGCAAGCCGCCGCCGCGTTCAGCCTGCCCGCCATCGCCGCAACCCGGTACGGGGCGGTCCTCGGAGTGACCGCCTTCGGGCTCGGCTTCGGCATCGCCAGCCTCGCCACCCCGCACCTGCTCGCCGACCGCTACGGCACCACCGCCTACGCCAGCATCGCCGGCACCCTCGCCGCACTCGTCACCCTCGCCAAAGCCGGCGCACCCCTGGCCGCCGCCGGACTCCTCACCGCCTCCGGCAGCTACCGGGTTGTCCTGCTCGCCATCGGCGCCGCCTCAGCGGTTGCCGCCGCCGGCATTCTCACCCACGCGACCACCGCGCCACCGACGCACTTCGATACCACCCCCGCCAGTGCGGCCCAACCGGGCTGATCACGAGGGATTGCCGGGAGCATGAACGCCATCCACGGGCCTCGCACCCCAAGGAGGTCACCTGATTGATCCTGGCCGCTATTTCCCGGCCGGCGTGCCGGGTGACGTTGGAGGCTCTATGTCGGCGACCCTTCGCTCGATAATCGTCAGCTGTCCGACGCTCCATATAGGCCCGGCGTCGATCGGTTACGCTCGGTTGACGCCGCTGTGGGGCAGGTGCAAGGGGAAGGGACCGGCCGGATGAGCAGGATGGATCCGTCCGCGCTGCTGAGTGTCATCCGTGAGCTGAAGCAGACAGTCGGCGACGCGGCGCAGACCCAGCGTGAGGTGCTGGCCGTGACCGGTACCGCTACCTCCCCGGACGGCCTGATCACGGTGGTGGTCGGCCCGCGCGGGCAGCTGATCGACCTGCGGATCGATCCGCGGATCTACCGCCAGCCGAACGCGGGGGCGCTGGCTGCCACGATCATGGCGACGACGCGGGCCGCGGTGGAGAAGGCCGTCGAGAAGACCGCCGAGATCGTGGACGCGAAACTGCCCAAGGTCGACGACATCCTTCCGCCCGGCACAGAGCGGCCGTTCGACGTACGCACGCTGTTGCGTCATCACGACGGCGACCTGAAACGGGCCCTCGAATGATGCCCGGGGCGCACCACGCGATGAGCGTGCTGCATCCCGGACCGGCCGGCCTGCGCGTGCGGTACCGGCAGGGTGTCCTGATCGGCCCGCACGGCTTCCCCGACTGGGTGCTCTATGCCCGGACGCTGGTCGAGCTGCCACCGCCGATCGCCGAGCTGACCGCCGGCGAGCAGCGGGTCTTCGACGTGCTGGCGGCCAACCGGGTGATGCGCGGCGTTGACCCGCTGTGGCCGGCACCGGAGGCCACGCTGCCGGGCGCGACGCCGACGCCACCCGGCTGGTGCTGGGCACGGCTGCCGGTTGCCGGTGACAGCGCGGTCCGGCGGATCGCGCTGGTGCCGATCGAGCTGCACGCCGCCTTCCGGCACGGTGGCGGCACCCGCACGCTGCCGCCGAGCCGTTCGGGCCGCGGCCTGCCGACAGGTTCGCTCCCGGTGCGATGGATGGACGGGGATCCGGTTCCTGCGCCGCTGTTGGCCGAGGTCGAGACCCTTTTGGGGTACGCCCTGCCGGTCGCGTTCCGCCGTTTCCTGCTCGACGGCAACGGCGCCGGACCGGCTGAACCGGGCGTGCTCGCCGGCGTGGGGCTGGTCGCCGATCAGCCGATGTTCGGCCTCGGCCGCGACGACCCGTGCCAGGATCTGGGCTACGCCCCGCAGTGGCTTGCCGACCGGTTCACGCCCGAGTTCCTGCCGGTCGGGTTCGTCCAGGGCGGCCTGCTGGCGGTGCGCGTCGCCGGTCCGGACCTCGGCAGCGTGTGGTTCCTCGACGACGACGATCCGCGCGACGACGAGCGGCTCGGGCCGGAACAGATCTGCGCGCGGCTGCTGCAGCGCTGCGCCGACGACTGGGACGGGTTCCGGGCCGCGCTGCGCCGCCCGGCCGCGCTGCTGCTGGAGGTGACCGAGGACCTGGTCGCCGACGGCCTGGTCCGCCCGGTGCACGTCGAACTGGCCGGGGCGGCCCTGCCGGCCAGGCTGCGTACGGCCGGGCAGCCCGACCTGGGCAATCGTCGTGTCTCGATTGATGCGCTGCTGAGTTAGTTTGTCGGCGTGAGCTCGACAGGGTGGACGGCGGCGAACGACGCGGAGCGCCGCATGGCACGGGCGTGGGCGCAGGACGACGCCGACGCCTTCGCCGACGTGCTGCTGGCCTGTGACCTGTATCTGCCGGGCTTCCCGGATGCCGGGGAGGGCGGGCAGCGGCTGCTCACCCGGGAGCGCGACGGTGTGACTTATGTGCTGGTGTACACGTCGGTGGAGGCGCTGCGCGAGGCGACGGAGTACGTCACCGGCGGGTGGCGGCGGGTCACGTTCGCGGAGCTGGCCGGGGTGTGGCCGGAGGAGAGCTGGGGGCTGGCGGTCAGCCCGCACACCCCGATCGGGGCTTATCTCGGGCCCGCACAGGTGCGGGAACTGGCCGACGAGGTGGTCCCGGACCCGGCGTTCGAGCCGGCCGACGAGCGCGAGCGGGCGATGCGCGCCGCTCAGCAGGCCGGCGATGCCGAGGTCTATCTCGATCTGCTGGTCGTGTCGGACGTGCTGCTCCCGGTGACCGGGCCGGCCGTGCCGCGGGATCTCGAGCGGCCCGGGTTTCCGTGGCTGGTGCAGCGGTCGGGTGGGGATGCGACGATTCCGGTGTTCACCTCGCCGCGGCGGTTGCGGGATGCCTGGCCGGGACCGGAAGCGGTGCCGCCCGTGGTCCGGGTGCCGTTCGTGGTGCTGGCCCGGGCATGGCCGGAGGCGCGGTACCGGCTCGCGGTGAACCCGGGGTCGGCGATGGCGGCGGTGTTCACCGGTGCGCAGGTGCCGGACCTGGTGCGCTGGGCGCAGGAGATGGTGCTGCGCCACACGGCAGGCCCACAGCCGCGCCGGCCGTCCGCGGCGCCGCCACCGGCGGCCGCCTCTGCACAGATCGCTTCTCCGGAGCTCGCCTCGTTGCCCGGCGCGGCTTCGCCGGCGGTGGTGGGGGCTCAGATGCGGCGGGTGCAGGTGGTGATCGGGTCGGATGTGGCGGAGCGCTTGCTGACCGTCGGCGGTGACCGAGTGAGCGGCCCGGTGCGGCCGGCCGAGCCGGGCATCGCCGGCGACGGCTATCTGGTGCGCTGGCACGAGGAGTCCACAGGGCCTGCCGAGCGGCCGGTGACCGACCTGCCGCTGCCGCACGGCGCCCAGCTGGTGCGCCTGATCGCGGGCCAGGAGCTGGTGGTCGGCACCTACGACCGCGAGGTGGGTTACTGGCGGCCCTCGCTGATCGACGTGCTTCGCGGCGAGACCTCATGACATCTGTCATGGATGGCTCGGTCTGTCGTGTGGGGAGGATGAGAGTTCGGTGACGGGGAGGGGGCACGTCGATGAGTGAGTACCTGAGCTTGCCGCAGGGCCCGGCGGCCGCCGCCCAGGTGGGCACCAAGCTGCAGGCCGAGGCGCAGGACTTCAAAGAGAAGGCGCAGCGGGTGCTTGCCGACATCCAGGCCTTGGATCAGAAACGGCCGTGGGGCGGCGACGAGGCCGGCAAGGCGTTCGAGCAGCAGTACCACAAGCCGATGGGGGAGGCCGGCACGCTCGCGCAGGCCTTGCAGGACCGCCTCGACACGGCCGGCGACATGCTCGACAAGCTGGGCGGCAACGTGGTGCAGGCGATGACCCAGTACGACGTCAGCGACCAGGCCGGCGCGACCGACATCGCGGGCGCCGTGTGACGCCGGTGGACATCCGGATCTGATGGCCGGCAGCAACGGATTCGGCTCCTGGTTCGACACCGTTCTCGACGAGTTCCTGGAGTTCTTCCGCGAGTGCGAGCAGTGGGTGCCGATCGTCGGGCCGGTCCTGGAGATGCTCGTCGACATCCCCGAGGGTCGCGAGCTGGAGCTGTACGACCTGGCGGACGCCTACGGGCAGGCCGCCGACGTGCATCGGGACCACGCCGAGCAGGTCCGGATCCTGCTGAGCGAGATGTTCGACACCTGGCGGGGTGACGGCGGGGCGCAGAAGACCCAGGAGACGCTGCAAAAATATCTGGAGCAGCTGAACGCGGACGCGGAGTCGTACGCGCAGATGCAGCAGATGGTGCAGGGCGCGGCGCTGAGTGTCGAAGCCGCGAAGATGATGGACGTCGTCAACCTGATCATGCTGGCGATGGCGACCATCGAGGTGATCATGACGATCATCGAGTCGTTCGGGTTGTCGGCCATCGGCGAGGGCATCGCGATCGCGACCTGCCGCCAGGCGATCAAGACGGCGCTCAAGGAGCTGGTCGAGAAGCTGATCGGGCAGGGCTTCAAGGGCGCCGTGAAGGCGATCATGAAGGCCGGGCTGAAGCGGGGCCTGCAGTTCGTCAAGTTCACCGTCGGCACCAAGCTCGGCATCATGGGGATCCAGGCCGCTGAGGGCCACGACCCGATGTCGCATTTCGATCCGATCGAGTTCGCCGGTGAGGTGGTCGACTCGTTCGTCGTCGGGTTCATCGGGGGTCCGCTGTCGATCGGCGGGCACAACCCGCTCACCGAGGGCGCCGCGATGGCGCTGGGCCAGCTCGGCGACAACTACCTGCGGCTGTACCGCAACGACCTGTTCGACGCGATGAACCTGACCCAGTGGGCCCAGGACCATGGTCTCTACGTGGACCGCAACAACTTCGACCCGCTCGACGGGGTCGCCACCGCCGGGCTGTTCGGTGGTGTGCTCGGCGCCAAGGGGATGCGCGAGGGGATGCGGAACGCGCGGGCGGACGTGCGGCTCGGGCTCGGCGAGAAGAACGCGCTGGGCGAGCCGGGCAAGCTCGGCGCGCCCGAGGTGGCGCCTCGGGCTGCGGGAGAGACCGGGTCACGGTCCGCTTCTGATCAGCGTACGGGTGTCGAAGGGTCGCCGGAGACCGTCGGTTCCGAGCGTCCTGCGGCGGACCAGCAGGCCCGTGGCGGCACGGAGCAGCGCGCGGCCGCCGAGCCGGGCCGGCAGTCCGAGCCGGCCGCCGCCGACCAGCGGTCCGAGGCCGGCGGGGCGGAACAGCGGTCCGAGCCGGCCCGAGTCGAGCAGCGAGCTGAGGCCGGCGGGACGGAACAGCGGTCTGAGCCGGGCGGAACCGAGCAGCGGTCTGAGCCGGGCGGAACCGAGCAGCGGTCCGAGCCGGGCGGAACCGAGCAGCGGTCCGAGTCCGGCGGGGCGGATCAGCGGTCCGAGCCGACCCGAGCCGAGCAGCGATCGGAGCCCCACCAATCGGAGCAGCGGTCCGAGCCGAGCCGAGCGGATCAGCGGACCGAGTCGACCGGGGGCGAGCAGCGGTCCGGCGCGGGCGAGCCGGCGCGGGCCGATTCCGGGCAGACGAGTGGGGCGCCCGAGCGAGCGTCGTCCGCGCAGGAGGCGGCGAGCGGATCGGAACGCGGCGACCAGCACCAGGCGGCCGAGCCGACCCGCAACGGCACCGAGCGCGGCCCGACCGGCAGCCCGGAGCGGACCGCCGAGCCGGGCGGCGCGGGTGACCCGGCCCGGGAGAGCACACCCGCCGCCGGCCGGGAGCCGCCGGTGACGACCGGGGCGCGCGCCGAAAGCCTGGTCACGGCGGGGGCGCCGGCCGAGACGGGCTTCTCGACGCACGGACAGCACGGCGAGGCCGGCGGCCCGCGGATCCTGGAACAGACCGGGCAATCCGCTCCCGGCCACCCGGCTGCAGCCGAACCGGTCGGGGCGCGGTCCGGCGTACCGGAAAGCGGGTTTTCGGGCCGGGAGCCCGCGCGCTCTGGCGTACCGGAAAGCGGGTTTTCGGGCCGGGAGCCCGCGCGCTCTGGCGTACCGGACATGGGATTTTCTCGTGGCGGCGAACCCGGACGGACCGACCTGCCGGCCAACCGCCCTCCGGAGGGCCCGTCGGGCGAAGCCCGCGGTGACAGTGCCGGCAGCGACTCGCGCGGTGGCGGCTCGGATCGGCCCGCGCGTGACAACGGTCCGGGCCGGGAGCCGTCCGACGGCCGGACGCACGAGCGCGGTGAGCGGCCGCCGGATCGCACGGAGAACCAGGACGGACCGCGGCGCCGGTCGCCGGAGGGGGAGCAGCGGCGCTGGCGGGACTACTCGGAGCGCCTCCGTCGCTGGGCGGAGACCCGGCCCGGTGAGCAGGTGGCGACGGAGCGGGCGCTGGCACGCCGGTTCGGGCCGGGGGAGGGCGGCTCGCCGCGGCTGACGCCGGAGCAGGTGCAGCGGATCCTGGACCGGCCGGCCGAGCAGCTCGACGCGACCGGGCAGCGGTTCAAGCAACTGGTGGAGGAGAACTTCACCGACCCCGCCTTCCGGGACGGGCAGGAGATCCGGCGCCCGTCCTCGCCCGACGACATCGCCGCCCGTCTCGGCGAACTGAGCACCTCGCGCCCGCCGAGCCTGACCGATCGCCTGCTGCACCTCGACAAACTGCGCGACGCGCTCCCGGACCTGCGGCGTAGCGTTCCGGAGCCGGAGCTGATCCACTCCGAGCACGTGATCGGCGGCGAGTATCACGGCTTCGGCCGGCCGGCGGACACCGTGACGGTCGGCCGGGAGATGCGGGAATCCGTGCCCGAGGTGCTCGACCGGGTCTTCAAGGGCGTCGAGTTCCGCCGGCCGGAGGGCGGCGGGCCCGACGTGCTGCGCGCCGGGGAGGGCCGCGACGTCAAGGTCGACTTCGGCGCCGAGTCGATGGACCGCAAGCATGTCGGCACGTCCAAGCAGCCCCGAGGCGGTGACGTCTGGCAGGTGCGGGCCAACTCCGGCACCCGGCCCGAGCACGTCTCCACGGTGACCAGCCACGAGGTGGCCGAGATCCTGCAGACCGAGCGGCTGCGCGCGGCCGGCGAGCCGATCCCGAAGAAGAACATGCTGAACCTCAAAGACACCGGCGCGCGGGAGCTGAGCCCGGACGACCACGGCCGGATCGCCGAGCTGCTCGACTGGCACGAGCGGTCGGTGGCCGGTGAGCCCGGCGCCGGTGACCGGCTCGGCGAACTGGTCGACCACCTCGGGCTGCGCGGTGACGGCCCACGCGCTGTCGCGGGCCGGGAGGCCGTCACCGATCTGCTCGACAACCCGGCCGCGCACCAGTTCAACGACGCCGCCGCAGGCCGGCTCAGCGGCCTGCTCAAGGGCGACCTTCCGGCGGCGCCGGAACCCCGGACGTTCACCGAGGAGGATCTGCGCGCCATCCCTGAGGACTTGGCGAAACGCCTCGGCATCGAGGTGCGGCCGCCGAACCTGCTGGAGGGCAAGGTTCTGCAGATGGAGGCCCACCAGCAGACCCTCCAGAAGATCCGCCTGCACGTCGAGGGCGATCCGGTGAACACCTTCCGCGGCGAGAACGGACAGCTGCAGACGCACGGTCCGGACGGGCGGACCGGGTTCGCCGCCAACGATCCGTTCCGCAAGCCGGAAGGCTGGGACGTCGTCAACAGCAAACAGCAGCTGGCGGACTTCCAGCACGATGCCGGCCATGCCAAGCAGATCGGCGACGAGACCACGGCCTATGAGGGGCACGCCGCCGACCTGGGCACCGCGGCCGCCGAACGGGCGACCCGGATACAGGACGTCAACTCGGTGCTCGACGTGATCGGGCCGCGTTCCACGCTACCGGCGGAGCGCTTGGCGCCCATCACCGAAGGAGACCTCACCTCGAACAACCTGGACGCCACCCTGGACCGGCTGCGGAGCATCGCCGCCGAGCATCCCGAACTGCGCCCGCACCTCGGGCCCCTGGAGCAGTCCGCCAAGGCGTGGTCGACGGCGCACTACGACCGTGGGATGGCCTCCAACCGCGTCGGCATGATCGCAGGACGCGAGTTCGCCATGCGGGAGTTCGGCATCTCCGAAAGGGACCTGACCGGCGGGGTCCTCGACAAGCCGAGATCCGGCGAGCTCGACATCTGGGGCCTGGGCCGCAATCAGCACGGCGATCCCACCCTGGTTGTCGTCGAGGCCAAGGGTGGCGGCGCCGGCACCGGAGGGCGCGAACACCTGCAACAGGGCAGCGGGCCGTACCTGGAACGGGTCATGCAGCTCGACCCGAAGTTCCAGGAGTTCCTGCGCGCCCACCCGCAGACCGCCGAGCAGATCCGGTCGGGCCAGATCAAGGTCGAGTACTACCTGGTGAGTCAGGGGCACGCGGTGAACGGCGTGGTGCCGGACGCCCAGGTGTACCGGTTCACCTTCGACGGGGTCGACCCGCGCAACATCTTCGATCCCCGCAACATCGACGCGCCCTGAGCCGGGCAAACCGGCCGTTAGGGTGGTTCCGAGCACGAGCGATGGAGGCTGGTAGTGACGCAGTGGCGAGCCCTCGACGAGGAGGCCGTGGTGCGGGAGGCGCGGACCCTGCTGTCGGCCGAACCGTGGCTTCAGTCCGCTCCCGTGCCGGAGGCGGCGGCGGCCCTCGGCTGGACGGTGACCTTCTTCGACCCGGAGTGGCCGGACATGGGCGCGTTCCTGGACACCGGACAGGGGCTGGGCCCGAGGAGCGCCTCCTTCCGTACCGATGCCGAAGCCCGCGTCACGTCGATCCTGATGAGCATCAGCGAGAGCGTCGAGGGCGGCGGGCCCGAGGCCGAGACGTTCAAGCAGGACGTCTTCGCCGACGCGTCGGCCGCGCTCACCGGAGCGTTCGGGCGGCCGACCCGGCCGATGCCGGGCGAGAAGCCGCAACTGTGGTGGGAACGGCCCGCGACCTGGTTCGGCCTGATCACGAAGCACGACGGGATCGCCCTGCAGTTGACGCCCGAAGAGCTGATGCGGGGCCCGTGGCAATGACCGGTCTCGACTGGCAGACGTTCCGGGACGGGTTGGCCGTCAGCGTCGCGTCGCTGCCCGACGGCGCCATGCTCATGGTCGGTGACCAGGTGCGGACGGCCTGCTTCGTGCAGTTCTTCCTGGACCACGACAAGATCCTCGCCGAGGTGGCGAGCGGGTGGGATCAGTGGGATCGCGCGAACCTGACGCAGGAGGAGTCGGCGGCGCTGGAACGGATCGGCTGGCCACCGCCGGCTCGGGATCCCAGCCGCAACCATGGTCTGACGTTGGCGTGGCCGGCCCGCTCGGCGGAGTATCGCCGGGTCGCGGACATGTCGGTGGCCGCGCTGCGCGACGTCTTCGAGATCCCGTCACCGGAGTCGCTGTGCTACAAGTCGTTCGTGAGCCCCAGCGGCGATGCTGTTCCGATGCCCCGGCTCGGCATCCCGTTCCGCGCCGATTGGCGGGCATGAGCTGAGCGACAGCTCCATGCCCTGCGATCGGCTGTAGCCGCCTCGATCTGACGGCGCCCGCCGGGCCGGGCTCAGCCGGCCGGCCAGTCCCGGAAGGCTGCCAGCAGCCGGTCGCGAGTGTCCGCCGGCAGGCTCTGCTCGGGCAGGTGGCCCAGGGCGGCGACGGTGGTGCGGATCTGTTCCAGGTAGCGGTCGCAGCCGTCGCACTCGGCGAGGTGCTCGACGAACCGCCGGTCGTCGGCCGGTTCGAGGGCACCGTCGAGATAGGCGGTGACCAGCTCCACGAACTCGTCGCAGTTCACGACATCGCCTCCTCGGCCCAGCGCCGTTCCAGGGCGGCCCGCAGCGCGGCCCGCCCGCGGTGCAGCAGTACCCGCTGGTTGGCCGCGCTGATCGACAGCAGGTCGCAGACCTCGTCGCTACTGTGCCCGGTTACGTCGCGCAGGGTGACCACCACCCGCTGGCGAGCGGGCAGGCCGGCCAGCGCCGCCGCCAGCTCCCGGCGGGTCTCGGCGGCGACGGCGCCCTCTTCCGGGGACGGCCAGGCGGGTGGCGAGCTGCGCCAATGTCCCGGGTACGGGTCGTCGGACCCGCGGAACCGGGCGGGGTCGACGGTGGGGTCGCGGTCGTCGCCGGTCGGTACCAGGCGCGCGTCCCGTACGCCCCGGGTCTTGGCCTTGTTCACCAGGATCCGGTAGACCCAGGTGCGCAGGGACGAGCGCGCCTCGAACCGGTCGATGCCGCGCAGCACGCCCAGCCAGGCTTCCTGCACCACGTCGTGGGCGGTGTGGTCGTCGGCCACGAACGCACGGGCCGCGCGCAGCATGCCCGGCGACCAGGCGTCGATCAGGGCGGCGAACATGGTCTCGTCCCGGGCGCGCAGCCGCGCCACGACGACCGGATCACCGGGCAGTTCGACCACGACTGCACTCTACGGTGACCTCCGGTCAAGCGCCCCAGGGGTCGTCGATGAGCAGGCCCCAGGTGCCGTCCGC
Above is a genomic segment from Actinoplanes ianthinogenes containing:
- a CDS encoding NAD(P)-binding domain-containing protein; translated protein: MTSDLPVVVIGAGPVGLAAAAHLAERGLPFLVLESGDHPATAVRAWGHVRLFSPWRFTIDPAAARLLEHAGWVRPDDDILPTGAQLAADYLQPLADLPELKPHVRYRARVAAVTRLGLDRVRSLGRDNTPYLIRLTDGDDILAQAVIDASGTWGTPNVLGASGIPAHGETAAAGFIESALPDVLGRDRERFAGKHTLVVGAGHSAATTLLALAELAGQHPGTTVSWAIRPTSPARTYGGAAADALPARGALGSRLREHVDNGTITLLTGFSIDRLTTDANTVTLADGDRSITVDRIVSATGFRPDHTITGELRLDLDPILGSTRALAPLIDPNEHSCGTVPPHGVDELTHPEPGYYAIGVKSYGRAPTFLLATGYEQARSVAAALAGDWDAARDVQLDLPETGVCNSNPVEGDDIIAAEGGCCGSAPAAPVQLIALGDRPADGQAGPCC
- a CDS encoding MFS transporter; protein product: MDTTDPPAADGGRRVFSGWWLVATFAMTQTIGYGSLYYAFAVLLHPIAADLHTGPAAVTGALTTAILVQAGMAMPVGRWLDRHGGRALMTAGSILGAGTLVAWSRVQAVWQLYPIFAGLGVAMAMALYEPATAVLVSWFDTARRPRAILGMIVVAGFASTIFMPLTGWLDDRHGWRTTLLILAAGYAATAVPAHALVVRRPPHVTRATHRADPAQRRILLRAARGDSRFWWLAAAFVAHAAAMSTMTVHLVGFLTSRGHPATFAATIAGLLGVLSVTGRLLLTATGRRLRLHRIVAAVFALQAAAAFSLPAIAATRYGAVLGVTAFGLGFGIASLATPHLLADRYGTTAYASIAGTLAALVTLAKAGAPLAAAGLLTASGSYRVVLLAIGAASAVAAAGILTHATTAPPTHFDTTPASAAQPG
- a CDS encoding YbaB/EbfC family nucleoid-associated protein; the protein is MSRMDPSALLSVIRELKQTVGDAAQTQREVLAVTGTATSPDGLITVVVGPRGQLIDLRIDPRIYRQPNAGALAATIMATTRAAVEKAVEKTAEIVDAKLPKVDDILPPGTERPFDVRTLLRHHDGDLKRALE
- a CDS encoding SMI1/KNR4 family protein, which codes for MSVLHPGPAGLRVRYRQGVLIGPHGFPDWVLYARTLVELPPPIAELTAGEQRVFDVLAANRVMRGVDPLWPAPEATLPGATPTPPGWCWARLPVAGDSAVRRIALVPIELHAAFRHGGGTRTLPPSRSGRGLPTGSLPVRWMDGDPVPAPLLAEVETLLGYALPVAFRRFLLDGNGAGPAEPGVLAGVGLVADQPMFGLGRDDPCQDLGYAPQWLADRFTPEFLPVGFVQGGLLAVRVAGPDLGSVWFLDDDDPRDDERLGPEQICARLLQRCADDWDGFRAALRRPAALLLEVTEDLVADGLVRPVHVELAGAALPARLRTAGQPDLGNRRVSIDALLS
- a CDS encoding SseB family protein, whose translation is MSSTGWTAANDAERRMARAWAQDDADAFADVLLACDLYLPGFPDAGEGGQRLLTRERDGVTYVLVYTSVEALREATEYVTGGWRRVTFAELAGVWPEESWGLAVSPHTPIGAYLGPAQVRELADEVVPDPAFEPADERERAMRAAQQAGDAEVYLDLLVVSDVLLPVTGPAVPRDLERPGFPWLVQRSGGDATIPVFTSPRRLRDAWPGPEAVPPVVRVPFVVLARAWPEARYRLAVNPGSAMAAVFTGAQVPDLVRWAQEMVLRHTAGPQPRRPSAAPPPAAASAQIASPELASLPGAASPAVVGAQMRRVQVVIGSDVAERLLTVGGDRVSGPVRPAEPGIAGDGYLVRWHEESTGPAERPVTDLPLPHGAQLVRLIAGQELVVGTYDREVGYWRPSLIDVLRGETS
- a CDS encoding DUF6301 family protein yields the protein MTQWRALDEEAVVREARTLLSAEPWLQSAPVPEAAAALGWTVTFFDPEWPDMGAFLDTGQGLGPRSASFRTDAEARVTSILMSISESVEGGGPEAETFKQDVFADASAALTGAFGRPTRPMPGEKPQLWWERPATWFGLITKHDGIALQLTPEELMRGPWQ
- a CDS encoding TY-Chap domain-containing protein, producing MTGLDWQTFRDGLAVSVASLPDGAMLMVGDQVRTACFVQFFLDHDKILAEVASGWDQWDRANLTQEESAALERIGWPPPARDPSRNHGLTLAWPARSAEYRRVADMSVAALRDVFEIPSPESLCYKSFVSPSGDAVPMPRLGIPFRADWRA
- a CDS encoding anti-sigma factor family protein, encoding MNCDEFVELVTAYLDGALEPADDRRFVEHLAECDGCDRYLEQIRTTVAALGHLPEQSLPADTRDRLLAAFRDWPAG
- a CDS encoding RNA polymerase sigma factor, which translates into the protein MVELPGDPVVVARLRARDETMFAALIDAWSPGMLRAARAFVADDHTAHDVVQEAWLGVLRGIDRFEARSSLRTWVYRILVNKAKTRGVRDARLVPTGDDRDPTVDPARFRGSDDPYPGHWRSSPPAWPSPEEGAVAAETRRELAAALAGLPARQRVVVTLRDVTGHSSDEVCDLLSISAANQRVLLHRGRAALRAALERRWAEEAMS